In a genomic window of Nyctibius grandis isolate bNycGra1 chromosome 4, bNycGra1.pri, whole genome shotgun sequence:
- the RHOV gene encoding rho-related GTP-binding protein RhoV, with protein MPPQELLDYSPALRRHSGPELGIKCVLVGDGAVGKTSLVVSYTTNGYPDEYQPTALDTFSVQVLVDGAPVRIQLWDTAGQEDFDCLRSLCYPDTDVFLVCFSVVNPSSFQNITEKWIPEIRTHNPRAPVLLVGTQADLRDDVNVLISLDRYHVKPVARPQAEGLADKIRAEAYLECSALTQKNLKEVFDMAIVSGVEHKARQEKKMTAKGIKTLSKCRWKKFFCFV; from the exons ATGCCCCCTCAGGAGCTCCTGGACTACTCGCCCGCCCTACGGAGACACAGCGGCCCGGAGCTGGGCATCAAGTGCGTGCTGGTGGGCGATGGCGCCGTGGGCAAGACCAGCCTGGTGGTCAGCTACACCACCAACGGGTACCCCGACGAGTACCAGCCCACCGCCCTCGACACCTTCTCCG TGCAGGTCCTGGTGGATGGAGCCCCAGTCCGGATCCAGCTGTGGGACACTGCTGGACAG GAGGACTTTGACTGTTTGCGCTCACTTTGTTACCCCGACACCGACGTCTTCCTCGTCTGCTTCAGTGTGGTAAACCCAAGCTCCTTCCAAAACATTACTGAGAAATGGATCCCTGAGATACGAACTCACAACCCCCGGGCGCCGGTGCTGCTAGTGGGGACGCAGGCAGACTTGCGGGATGATGTCAATGTCCTCATCAGCCTGGATCGCTACCATGTGAAGCCTGTGGCCCGGCCTCAGGCAGAAGGCCTAGCTGACAAAATCCGGGCTGAAGCCTACCTGGAATGCTCAGCACTGACCCAGAAGAACCTCAAAGAAGTTTTTGACATGGCCATTGTCAGTGGTGTTGAGCACAAAGCACGGCAGGAAAAGAAGATGACCGCCAAAGGCATCAAAACTCTCTCCAAGTGCCGCTGGAAGAAGTTCTTTTGCTTTGTCTGA